Below is a window of Ornithodoros turicata isolate Travis chromosome 7, ASM3712646v1, whole genome shotgun sequence DNA.
AGACGAGCTCCTTTGCGACACCTGTATCGGAGATGGCTTTAGAGTACAGCTCCCATTCTTCTTGAATTTGTTGTGATTGCAAGAACCCAGAGCCAACTGAATCTGTTATGTCACCTGCGAAATATTATCTGAATAACCACCACGGCGTGTACATAAATTGACAGGAAAACAGCTGCAGTATTGTGTGTGCCCAATGTCAAGCATTTGTTTATCATGCATGGGATGCAGCTCGCAAGACTTTTAGAACTTTGCGCAACATGGTAACCACATACATGCTGCATCTTAAACTGTGGACCACAGCAATAAGGAGTCACCTGTCATAACTACGATGGGCGGCTTGATAACACCCAGAACAGTGTCGACAATGAATTCCTTGAGTTCACTGGCTCGAGTTGCATCACCAAAGACCGAAAGGTGAGTGTCCGTCACCTGAAAAACATTCTTTCAGAGAACTTTTCTACGACCTACATGCCCCATCCGATGAATTCCTAGCAGCTGAATGGTTTTCTTGCCATTGCCCCGTTAATTTTGCAGCAGTACGTAGTACGTTAACTACAACGTGGCAGCTAACCTCCAAGCAGATTAGGCACGCCTAATATTACCAGAATTTAACAGTCGCGCACCTTAGCTTGCTGACACTTGTGATTACATTAGGCGTTCCTGATTCGAAAGGGATTAGGGGTTAGCGAATCTGAAGCTATTCGAACGCGAGCTTGACGCCTATTCATTCGAAATGTCATGCATCGTCAGGACGCCTTCGTCAATCAATCGTAACAATGCGATTACCTGAATGAAATGCATCAGTCGGTGATACCCATCATCAAGAACAACGCTGTCCGTGGAACGAGACGCGAATTTTGACGGGTCTGCATCTTCTACGTGAATAGCCTCCTGTATCCGAGCAACCATGACAGAGGCCAGTATGAAACAAGTAAGAATAAGTAGTGCCGTTTTCGTGCAGGCCATATACTTTGAAACTAGTAAATGTGGGGAACAGAAGGGATAAATTTGCAGGGGACCGACAGACCGACAAGCGTAATACACATCTACCCGCCCGGCCGCCGGCAATGACGATGCTAATTTGCCAGTTTTTATTTAGCCGAAGTTTAGTATCCGGCTCGTCAGAACCGTCAGAACGTCAGAACCGAATAAAGGAGATTTTGTAGAATGTAGTGCATACCAGACAATCAGtaaattttctttttattatagTAGGGGAACTATGCAACTCTATATTATGCAGTATTATCTGGTTTTCACGACACTTTGCTACGAGCCTTCCGCTATAACTTCGACACTGATGTGTCAGTTGGCCTGCGTGAATTCACCACGAACAGAAAATAATGTTGCTCGTTGCAACAATGTCAGAAAATAGACGATCAAGTTTCATTTAATCAATGTTTTAAATTGTTGATCTACTACAGACGGAAAGAACACATATTTATGAATAAGTATGGGAGAATTGCAATATGATATTGTTCTGTATCTACACATGCTTAATTGCTGTGTTACTTGGTCACGAAATTTGAAGCACATAGATGTCGCAATTCGTTTGACTGCAGACATACAGTGCGTGATGTTCTCGTGCCTTGCCTTGCTACATGCTTTCCCTCATGTTCTCCAAACTACAAGTGACCAATTCATCTATTTATAGGTAGAGTAACGTTTGGGAGGCCATGACATCTATAATTAAACTTCATGCTCTCTCGGGCGTTCACGACGAGTCTCCACAGTGCTACTTGCTTCAAGTAGATGAATTCAAGTTTCTGCTGGACTGCGGTTGGAACGAGTTCTTTAGTTTACAAGCCgtgaaagaaatgaaaaagtaATTACATTGTGTTTTACACAGCACTACTTTTTATTTGTCTACTTCTGAATGGACATGTCACATTTTATACGTGTAAAATGGTAAACAGTGACACAACCTCACCACTTATTGCAGATGTGCCAATCAAATTGATGCCGTTCTGCTCTCGTATCCCGATTGCAACCACTTGGGTGCTCTTCCCTACTTGGTTGGACACTGTGAACTAAAATGCCCCATATACGCTACCGTGCCTGTTTACAAGATGGGGCAGATGTTCATGTACGACCTTTTCCAGTCGAGGCACAATATGGAGGATTTTACTCTATTTTCACTGGACGATGTCGATGCTGCATTTGATAAAATTGTGCAGCTCAAGTACAGCCAGACAGTGGCACTAAAAGGTGACCAATGAGTGCGCATTTAATGACGTTCATGGTGGATGCAAACTTTCATGTAATTGCAGGAAAAGGGCAGGGCTTATCCATCACTCCACTGCCTGGTGGCCACATGATTGGTGGCACAATCTGGCGAATAGTGAAAGATGGCGAGGAGGACATCCTGTACGCTGTTGATTTCAATCACAAGAAGGAGCGGCATCTCAACGGTTGTATTCTGGAACAGATATCTCGACCCTCGCTACTCATCACGGATGCCTTCAATGCCACATACACACAGGCGCGGAGACGAACGAGAGATGAGCAACTCATGAGTACGTAAACAGCACGTGACATTGCGTTTCTAAAATTCTGGTCGCTTCTGCACGTTTTGCCATTAAAAGGAAATCATTTTGGAAATTGCATTTTCATTTGTGAATTCCTCGAATACTTTACAGCAAACATCTTACAGACTCTCCGAAATGGGGGTAACGTCCTCGTCTCTGTAGACACAGCTGGCAGAGTGCTGGAACTGGCACACATGCTGGTAACGTGCATTGTACTAAACATGGATTACATTTGAACAAGTTTTGTCGCAATTTAGATGTCAGTGTGTcatttttgcacatttttgctCGCAGGAACAACTGTGGCGTAACCATGACTCTGGCCTAATGGCTTACTCCCTAGCACTGCTAAATAATGTCAGCTACAACGTCGTAGAGTTTGCCAAGTCTCAGGTAAGCTGCAGTTTCTTTGGGAAACAGCACTTCATTAGGGCCCAGATTGTGTCACGAGGTTGCAATGTGAAAGGATCCAAATTCAAAGCATTGAAAGTCACGTTCTGTGTTAGTTATGTCTTCCTTTCCCGTTCTCCTAGGAGCTTCCTGTCCTGTTTGCATTTCCCTCGTAGTTCCACTTGACTTCAAAGTTTTCAATGACGTCAGGGTTTTCATGGCCTCTTCGCATTTTTGTTCATCTCCAACTATCTCATTTTTGTTATCTTGTTCAGGTGGAGTGGATGAGTGACAAGGTCATGCGGTCCTTTGAAGGTGCCCGGAACAACCCTTTCCAGTTCAAGCACCTGCAGCTCTGTCATAGCCTGATGGAGCTGTCAAGAGTTCAGGAGCCTAAGGTTAGAAATTTGAAGATACTGCATGTACTAATGTAAAGTGCATGTGCTAAAGTTCCTTTGTCTGAAAATAGGTCACACCACAAATGTTAGGTActtggaagacaaaaaaaaacacacaacacGTTAAGACAAGAGGAGCACACACTCTAGCACTCTGTTCTGCAACGGTCTGCTTCAGTGTCTTCAAAGTCGAGGGAGAAATTGCTTCTTAGGCTATCACATTTAATATGTGCAAGCTGAAAAATTGCATGGTGTGCCTTCAGCCTGTTGTTCAGAGAGCCCTCTCTCAGTCTTGTGAGCATAAGGCAGCGGAATTCCATACATACAGCGATACATAGATTTCTGAACAATTGTACATCATTGTAGACAAACTGGACTTATGCCATTAACTGCAAAATTTAGACTGCTTGATCATTAGGAGGAATTTTTGTTATTTATAAAAACCCAAGGACTCTGTCCTGTTTGTTCTCAAAATATTTACTTGTAATGCTCAATATTGTTCATTGGCATATGTGTTTGGATGCAGGTGGTATTAGCCAGTATGCCAGACATGGAATGTGGCTTTTCCCGGGAGTTGTTCATACAGTGGTGTCGTAGTCCGAAGAACAGTGTCATCCTGACAAGTAGAACTAGCCCAGGAACGCTGGCCAGGGATCTGATAGAAAATCCTCACCAGCAAACACTTACCCTAAAAGTGAGTTGAACATGAAATGCGGTTGCGTATGAATGAAGCGTCGGAGGAGGTAAAAAGTTTCTGCGCACAAAAAATTTTCATAGGAGTTTTCGTTAAAAAAGGTTTCATATAAAGGTTTATATAAAAGCTTTCAtcagagttttcattttcataGGTTTTCATACAAGTTTTCATAAAAGTATCATAAAAAGTTTCATAAAGAAGTATTCATAAGGCACCCATCTGTCTTCCTTGCAGGTGAAGCAACGTGTGCGTTTAGAAGGTTCGGAATTGGAGGAATACATGCGTAAGGAAAAGGAACTGGCTGCTGCACGACAAAAAGCGGAAAGAGAAAAGTAAGTATTGTAGCTTAGGGTTGATATACAGAGACCCCAGAGTTCATGcttgtgcttcttttttttttttttcgtagctTCGGTTTCACTAAAAGTTTGACATGAATTTCAAGCAGTGAGGTTCTCAAAGTACATCACCAGTACATCCCCTGACACTCACACAAACAGTCTTCATTTACGGAACAAAATTAACTTGACGAAAGGACTAGTAGATCGTGTTGGTTGGTGGTGCATGAGTGAGTTGAAGTTGACAGTTCCGTCCGTCCGTGTTCCCGTCACGTTCATACACTAAAGTAACTTGGCCCAACCTACAGATATGACAGTTTTCTTCCACAAGCGTAAAATGTAGAGAACTTGAGCATCATTATGGATCTGTGCCACCATTTTGCTTGCTTTTCAAGCATTCTTTCAATAGCTTTCTTAACCTCTTGTTTTCCCGCAGGGAATTTGATGCATCCGACTCGAGTGAAGAAAGTGAGGATGACATGGATATTGACGAGAAGAAACCTACCATTGAGAGCATTAAGTCTGAGGCAAGTGCCTGACACTTTATGCTTGGCTGGCGTTCTAGTAGAGGATCTGAAAGTTATGCAGCCCTTTTTGAGCTTCTGTGTTGTTCTCCATTTTTTCATGTCACAGAAGTCCAAGTCACTAGGGTTCTTCAAGCAGGCCAAGAAATCCTATCTTATGTTTCCAGtgaaagaagagaaaatgaaATGGGATGACTATGGGGAAGTGATCCGGTAAGCAGACACCCCTGTTGTAATGTTTGTTAAGAGCTGAATGTAATGGCCTCTTTTAAACCACATTTTGCTTAACACATCTTTGCACGGGCACATTATAAGTGATTTTATGTGTCTCATGTAAGCACATCAACTTTTGCGCCCTGATATTATGTCTTGGTATGATGCAGATGGGTACGGAGGATGATTATGGAGCAAGAAATTCTCTTTACaatgcacaatttttttttttagagtcaGTGTTGTACACTGGTATGCAAAACCAGACACCAGTGATGTTACAGGTAACATAAGTATTCTTTTTAACTTCCAGTGCTGAAGATTTTATTATTGTTGAAAAGACTACTCAAGAAGAGGAAGCAACAGAAGTCAAGCCTGAAAACGATGACGTCATGCAAGGTGCGATGGGAGATTCCTAATATGTATTTTCAAAGGGGAAGATGCAACTGATCAGGATGTTGTTGTCGCAGATGTGACAGAAATGCCAACGAAATGCCTGGAAAGTACAGTGACCCTCGATGTGAACGCTTCACTGCAGTACATAGACTTTGAGGGGCGATCAGATGGAGAGAGTGTTAAAAAAATTATCTCCATGATGAAGCCCCAGAGGGTGATTCTGGTTCACGGAACTCTGGAAGCCACCGAAGCCCTAGCTAATTACTGCCTCACTTCAGGTGCCGTACAAGGCAGAGTTTTCACTCCCAAAGTTGGAGAGGTAGGTTGTCCTTCCACAATCTTATCTATAATACCAGCAATCCCCCTTTGTTtatgcttgtgtgtgtgtgttgtcataTATGAGTAGAAAGCTGTACTTCTTCATAAAATTTGGGTACGACAAGATATTCTTGGTGCTGATAGATTTACATGTAACACTCGCAAAGCAATATTGAATGAAGCTACTGTAAATTGAAGAAGCACAGAATGCATTTCACTCACTACACTTTTTTTAAGCCAAGTGGTTGTCTTGCCTGCTAATATGCATCTTTTGAAATGATTCAATCGAGAGATGCATAAATATCGGACAATTCGATTTTAAAAATTGCGACTACGCGCGATGGTGGCAGTGCCCGCAACTAGCCGCCTGGGTAGCTTTGACATTGTCTGCTGCACGGGGAGACCTGTAAGAGaaatggagaaaaaaaaagaaggcgggAAGCACCGACCTTATTTGGAGTGCAGTCACTCTTGCCATCAATCAATTAATCGTAATGACATCCCTGGTGACATTTTTCGCCCTCTTCCTCCTCGTTTCACCTAGCAGAGCGAGTCGAGCTGGAACACGTGCGTAGATGTTTGGGTGCGGTTTTATAAGCAAAATATTGCGCacagataattttttttttgtgttatgCATCAAGCCAAGTCACATCCTTTTGTAATGCgtcagaaacagaaaatcttgGACACGTCTTTCTTTGCTCCTTTCAAGGGCCGCTATGGACAgagtcttcagaatcctactgTTTAAATTAAATCTCCGTCTAAATTATACCGTCGCAACCTACCTGTCTCGCAGTCTCATAGTGTTCTCCGAAAATATTGTTCCTCCGTGCGATGCTCAAGTATCATAAAATTggtttctacaggttttcccggcgattttaatccaagtgccagctaaattaatccgtgccccataaagtttacatggcacgtggattaatttagctggcacttggattaaaattgccgggaaaacctgtagttttaAGAAGTATGATGTCACACTGTACACATCCTGCCACAtgtctggcaacactgctccGCCAAGGTCACCTCCAGGGGCAGAGGCGGGACTAGGGGGCGGAGACACGGGCTGGGAAAGCGCTGCACTTTCGCTAGGATATATACAGCAAACACGGCATGATGACATCATTTACCGTTGGAGAATTAAAAAATTATGAAGTTTTGCTCTTTTCGAAAATTCATGGCAGCGTGTAATGTTCACTGATGGCATTCGTGTTTTGCGTGAGATTGATTTAtcgcacaaaataaaataaatagcgTTTCAGTGAAGAGTggcacttcaaattacgttgcaAATTGGCGCCACACCTCAAACTGCATTATAATTGCAAATGCTTGATCATTAGGGAgaaatttttgaatttctttGAATCCAAAAAATCTGTCAGAGACAGTCATAATTTGTTCACAAGGTGCTCACTTATAATGCTTAATATTCTTCTTTGATGTGTTAAGTTTTGACGGACTTTATTACTATAGACTTTAAATTGTTTATAATTGCTTGCTAGACTCACAAATTCAGACATTTGGCGCTTTGCAGAATTTTCATGCCCGAACGCAGACACATACAACATACTACAATCTTGACAGCACCAAATAATCCAAATTTGCATATTTTCCTGGTCCTGAAAGGTAGTAGATGCAACAACAGAGTCCCACATCTACCAAGTGAAGCTGAAGGACTCTTTGGTGAGCTCGCTGCAGTTCTCTAGGACGAAGAATGCAGAGCTGGCATGGCTCGACGGCGAAATCGTCTTGGAGGAACATTTAGGGCAGACAGACGACATCATGGATACAGGCATGTCGTGCAGTTTAGACACATTCGCATTTCTGCAACAGAGCAGCAGAATTTGCACATTCCTCATCATAAATATTCGTTTAGATACTACATACATATAAGGCAGTGTAAAAAGAGACGAAGTGTCCACTGTTTCTGTGGCACATATTTCAACTCAAGCAAATTTTGGGGCTCTTTATACTTGTGTTTagcttaagaaggaaaagaaatctagttcgTCAACTACATATGCCGTTGGAGATAGGGAAACGCAATAGcgtgccaggagaaatactgcagtgcCACCaagcagcgtagtgtcatgtggCCAGTCTAAACAGCCAATATGGAAGCaaagtgagtatgatggattacattatctggcggaggagCGACCATGACCTCCCTGTTCCAGCCATCGTATCTGCGgggcagtaatattttgagagctgacagactagatttccctttccttcttcttccttctttcttcagtTGAACATGTCTATATATTTACTTTGCTCACTGTAAATTTaatataatttatttatttgatcaATTCAGGAAATAAGTAACAATTTAAATTACACAAATTAGTGCTATTTTTATGaataaataataattaaaaaataaattacCCAAATTCATTGTGTCAGTTTAACCGTACACCAGACTGTAATGCCGGAATGTTACATGAAACTCTGTGTCGGCCACATAAACGACGGCAAAGACGTAAATTCTACAACAAAACAAACTTGAGAAATTATCTTATTATTAtaatgtattattattattgattaTCTGAAGTGTTTCTCCCTGCAGACGAATCAAGAGAAAGCATGTATATACTCCAGCCACTCGCTGCTAATCAGGTAGGGGGAGGTAGAATGTACCCCTTGATGCACAGTTCCTCATATGGCATCGTGTATCTTTTATCAGGTCCCCACTCATTCAACCATATTCATCAACGAACTCAAGTTATCAGATTTCAAGCAGGTGCTGCTGCGAAATGGCATACAGGCAGAGTTTTCCGGCGGCGTCCTCTACTGTAATAATATTGTTGCTGTGAGAAGGGTACGTAGCATTAGAAAAGGCCTATCACTGTTCACCACACCACATTTCCGTTATTATTAGATAGTTACCACATTTCTGCTGCATGGCATGTTTGACGAAACCATATTCTTTTATACGTTTTCTCATGCATAATTCTATAATATAGTTGTATGAAGTTCGagacttttttctttattacaGTTTTAATTTTGACAGCTTTAGTTGTTCGAAAACAATGCAAGACCCAGTATGAATGTACAAGTAGCGAAGTTGGGACATAGGAATTTATCCTTCCATTATTGTTCTTGCAGTGTGCTTTTCATAGGATGCCTGCAGGCAATTTCCATGTGATACTCACTTGTTAGTGATGCTAGCCAAATAATTTCAAGTGTGTAAAACGTCTAGTGTGCTGCAGTGTGAAGCATTTTATGTTAAGTGACTGCACGTTAGGATTTAAACTTCCACTTGTGATTTTTTCCAGAATGAAACTGGGAGGATCAACATAGAGGGCAGCTTATGTGAAGATTACTTCAAAGTTCGAGATATCTTGTATAAGCAATATGCTATCATCTAGTGCACATAAAGAAGTAAAATCCTATTTTCCAGTGCATACGACATAGTGCCTCTTTTTTGCCTTTGTGTATACTTTTTCCATGTTGTAGACATGAGAAGCAAATATTGGACAGTCAAACTCATTAATGACACACCTTCCTGCTACGTAGTTTGAGCTCAATCATGTCCTTAGTTGCACTGCGATCTGTTCAGACTGTTCTGTATCCACTACTGAAAAGGTCTGCACAAGAGGTGCCAGCATGGATGTATGCCATCCTTCACACAGAGTGGATTAGAAAATCTTTGAGAATCCATTGTACATACAGCCAAGACATCAGGGGGCAAGCAGCACAGTCCGAAGTGGTTTTTGGTTCACTGAATTACTTTCTTAGTGGTGTTAAAAGAAAGTACGTAATTATGTTTCACATTTTTCAGTTCAGTACCAGTTCAATAAAAAActgaaagcagaaaagaaaaaaagttgtgTTGAAGTTTCTGAAAAAGTCATGTAAAATAATTTGTGATATCTGGTGAAACTTCAGGAAGCTATAAACACCAGATGGTGGTGAGACAACTTCTTGATTAATttacacaaaaagaaaatcTTTACACTCTCTAGTGATACACTAAATAAACACACactttccctctctctttctctctcccgTGGAGATTTTGGGGGTGCCTTGCAGTGGGACGACCTACACATAAGCTAGCGTGCGCTGGTACTGCAACTAACACGGCAAATGGAATCAGTAGAGATCCTGTTGGGCTTCAACGCACCCAATGATACGTGTTATGATGGGAGACTGTCAAAACCCCACTGAACATGACAATCATAACTAatttcgaaaccgaaaccgtccAACGGTACCACAATACAGGCCAGTTGTCCAGTCCTGCTGACAATGGCGGCGGCTAGATCAATGTGGACGGTTTCGAGCAGGTGTTGGCATAACCAAAGCCAGCTGTGTGTCGCCCAGTGTCGTACGGCGTTGCCCGAGTTGCGGAGGAAATGCGCGCACGTGCCCATGGTGTCAGTCAGTCGTTTGCAGTCACGTGCTCACTCAGCCGTAATGTTGGATTCTTATCCAAAGTCGATCCAATCCAGTTATAACCGCTGTTTGCCGTGTTCACGTTCGTTTCGGAATATCCACCAAACAAGTTACAGAACATCTCAAGCAATGACAGAAGTTATCAGCTGGTGACACTGCAACAAGTGTCATTGGGGACTCCTAGAAGCCATTTCTTCTCACGCTGCCTATTTTGTGTATCATCCACGAATGGCTTCCACGAACGAAGCATCGCCCTCCGCTTCCTT
It encodes the following:
- the LOC135401215 gene encoding cleavage and polyadenylation specificity factor subunit 2-like, whose amino-acid sequence is MTSIIKLHALSGVHDESPQCYLLQVDEFKFLLDCGWNEFFSLQAVKEMKKCANQIDAVLLSYPDCNHLGALPYLVGHCELKCPIYATVPVYKMGQMFMYDLFQSRHNMEDFTLFSLDDVDAAFDKIVQLKYSQTVALKGKGQGLSITPLPGGHMIGGTIWRIVKDGEEDILYAVDFNHKKERHLNGCILEQISRPSLLITDAFNATYTQARRRTRDEQLMTNILQTLRNGGNVLVSVDTAGRVLELAHMLEQLWRNHDSGLMAYSLALLNNVSYNVVEFAKSQVEWMSDKVMRSFEGARNNPFQFKHLQLCHSLMELSRVQEPKVVLASMPDMECGFSRELFIQWCRSPKNSVILTSRTSPGTLARDLIENPHQQTLTLKVKQRVRLEGSELEEYMRKEKELAAARQKAEREKEFDASDSSEESEDDMDIDEKKPTIESIKSEKSKSLGFFKQAKKSYLMFPVKEEKMKWDDYGEVIRAEDFIIVEKTTQEEEATEVKPENDDVMQDVTEMPTKCLESTVTLDVNASLQYIDFEGRSDGESVKKIISMMKPQRVILVHGTLEATEALANYCLTSGAVQGRVFTPKVGEVVDATTESHIYQVKLKDSLVSSLQFSRTKNAELAWLDGEIVLEEHLGQTDDIMDTDESRESMYILQPLAANQVPTHSTIFINELKLSDFKQVLLRNGIQAEFSGGVLYCNNIVAVRRNETGRINIEGSLCEDYFKVRDILYKQYAII